The following are from one region of the Silene latifolia isolate original U9 population chromosome 9, ASM4854445v1, whole genome shotgun sequence genome:
- the LOC141600284 gene encoding PX domain-containing protein EREL2-like, with protein sequence MIRGRSPPKHRHDGTSPLPLGMDWSPPPKKLNGRDTIWPHDPRSGWSYCVTIPSWVALPRSRSSASDPVVFYRVQVGIQSPAGVTTIRGVLRRFNDFLKLFSDLKKAFPKKSLPSAPPKGLLRMKSRTLLEERRCSLEDWMSKLLSDINISRSMAVASFLELEAAARTSYEEADQQPSEVKPSSLSSTSSGHILTALAGSSSVASDYGSVDYGSDTAYETSELGSPSFGRDDSSEVGLEGLSLDEELPDSIDKLVQYSMSNIDEGLLMGESIMDQLEAFKKYKGTNKQITDNGSASKSVLPVDKVESLFESERGKVVVHHTRKPSNESIGSDLSSHKGSEMSNLWAVNLVGETSLDASARTMGSPGSPEVQFHIALPRDQQPKLDRILTSMQRRLVTAKTDMEDLISRLDQEVAVKEYLTTKVKDLEVELESTKEKNKETLQQALSLEKERITKMQWDMEELRRKSLELELKLKSQEDGKFASDSMNLKSSAFPEKNDLLRELEATKDELNILLKQHEELEVKSKSDIKALVKEVKTLRKSQNELMQKLDKSLTEKSDMEQLLQQEMERSGDALAARSKLLHDCQTLQSQLQETNIKFVQNNVTYDSSSISAIFDLLTESDKQIGRLLEETQHLIPKVDTTLTENVDDLKKIDGELRLLLRDLFTSNAKLRKQVNLFIGSALQIQNSSIEGGKDTLSIETVLKHLLET encoded by the exons ATGATCAGGGGAAGAAGTCCTCCTAAGCATAGGCATGATGGGACCTCACCTCTTCCCTTGGGCATGGATTGGAGCCCTCCTCCTAAAAAATTG AATGGTCGAGATACTATATGGCCGCATGATCCTCGCAGTGGATGGAGTTACTGTGTTACTATTCCTTCTTGGGttgcacttccaagatcaagatcAAGTGCTTCGGATCCAGTAGTG TTTTACAGGGTCCAAGTGGGTATTCAATCTCCTGCTGGAGTTACAACTATACGTGGAGTATTACGAAGATTTAATGACTTTCTTAAGCTATTTTCCGAT CTTAAAAAGGCCTTTCCTAAGAAGAGTCTCCCTTCTGCTCCTCCTAAGGGACTTTTACGTATGAAGAGTAGGACACTCTTGGAAGAG CGAAGGTGTTCTCTGGAAGATTGGATGTCAAAGCTTCTTTCAGACATTAATATATCTAGGAGTATGGCTGTGGCATCTTTTCTTGAACTTGAAGCCGCGGCAAGGACCT CATATGAAGAAGCAGATCAGCAACCCTCGGAAGTGAAACCTTCTTCTTTGAGCAGTACATCTTCAGGTCACATATTAACCGCCCTTGCTGGTAGTTCATCAGTTGCATCAGATTATGGCAGTGTGGATTATGGTAGTGACACTGCCTATGAGACATCTGAACTTGGAAGTCCGAGTTTTGGAAGGGATGATAGCTCTGAAGTTGGTCTAGAAGGGTTGAGTCTGGATGAAGAACTACCAGATTCTATCGATAAGTTGGTTCAATATAGCATGTCTAATATTGACGAAGGGTTGTTAATGGGAGAGAGTATCATGGATCAATTGGAAGCCTTCAAAAAGTACAAGGGGACAAATAAACAAATAACCGATAATGGGAGTGCTTCAAAGTCAGTTTTACCAGTTGATAAGGTTGAAAGCTTGTTCGAATCAGAGCGTGGAAAGGTAGTCGTCCATCATACTCGTAAACCTTCAAATGAGAGTATAGGAAGTGATTTAAGTTCTCATAAAGGCAGTGAAATGTCAAATTTGTGGGCCGTTAACTTGGTTGGTGAAACATCTCTTGATGCTAGTGCAAGAACCATGGGGAGTCCTGGTAGCCCAGAAGTGCAGTTTCATATAGCTCTCCCGAGAGATCAGCAGCCAAAGCTGGATAGGATTCTTACCAGCATGCAGCGAAGATTAGTGACTGCAAAAACAGATATGGAGGATTTAATTTCAAGACTTGATCAAGAAGTAGCTGTCAAAGAATACCTTACTACCAAG GTCAAGGATTTGGAAGTCGAACTTGAAAGCACTAAAGAGAAGAATAAGGAAACACTTCAGCAAGCTCTTTCACTTGAAAAGGAGAGAATCACAAAAATGCAGTGGGATATGGAGGAACTGCGCAGAAAGTCGCTAGAATTGGAATTGAAGTTGAAGTCTCAAGAG GATGGCAAGTTCGCATCTGACTCAATGAACCTGAAGTCATCTGCTTTCCCTGAGAAGAATGACCTCTTGCGTGAGCTGGAAGCAACTAAAGATGAGCTTAATATCTTGCTTAAGCAACATGAAGAGCTGGAGGTGAAATCTAAGTCAGACATTAAAGCTCTTGTCAAAGAGGTTAAAACTCTGAGAAAGTCTCAGAATGAACTAATGCAGAAGCTCGACAAATCATTAACGGAAAAATCTGATATGGAG CAACTTTTGCAACAAGAAATGGAGCGAAGTGGGGATGCCTTGGCTGCAAGGAGCAAGCTGTTGCATGATTGTCAAACTCTTCAGAGTCAGCTCCAGGAGACTAATATTAAGTTTGTACAGAATAATGTTACTTATGATTCTTCCTCGATATCTGCGATTTTTGATCTCTTGACTGAATCTGACAAGCAAATAGGTCGTCTTCTGGAAGAG ACTCAACATTTGATTCCCAAGGTGGATACAACATTAACTGAAAACGTGGACGACTTGAAGAAGATAGATGGTGAGTTGAGGCTTTTATTGAGAGATTTATTTACGAGTAACGCTAAATTGAGGAAGCAAGTAAATCTTTTTATTGGATCCGCTCTTCAAATCCAGAATTCTAGCATTGAAGGTGGTAAGGATACTCTCTCAATTGAAACTGTATTAAAACATCTTTTAGAAACTTGA